A stretch of the Uranotaenia lowii strain MFRU-FL chromosome 3, ASM2978415v1, whole genome shotgun sequence genome encodes the following:
- the LOC129756310 gene encoding peflin, whose amino-acid sequence MAYHGGYPGQPAGYGGAYGGAPPQQQPGGYPPQYGGNFGGYAAPPPAQPQISPEIQNIFRSIDKDNSGKLNCRELQLALINGRGDHFSDTACNMMIGMFDKDKTGTIDLYEFEKLYNYINQWLQIFKTYDRDSSGHIEEAELSQALSQMGFRFSQQFIQFLISKNDPVTNKEISVDQFIVTCVQLQRFTEAFRVRDTEQKGVITIGFEDFIHIALATTTT is encoded by the exons ATGGCGTACCAC GGTGGATATCCGGGACAGCCGGCGGGATACGGAGGTGCCTACGGTGGAGCTCCACCGCAACAACAACCCGGAGGATATCCTCCCCAATATGGTGGTAACTTCGGGGGATACGCTGCGCCACCACCCGCGCAGCCCCAGATCAGTCCGGAGATCCAGAACATCTTCCGGAGCATCGACAAGGACAACTCCGGCAAGCTGAACTGCCGGGAGCTGCAGCTGGCCCTCATCAATGGAAGAGGCGATCACTTTTCGGACACCGCCTGCAATATGATGATCGGCATGTTCGATAAGGACAAAACGGGCACCATCGATCTGTATGAATTCGAAAAACTGTACAATTATATTAATCAATGGTTGCAAATTTTCAAGACTTACGACCGGGACTCTTCTGGTCACATAGAAGAAGCGGAGCTGTCACAAG CTTTATCTCAGATGGGTTTCCGCTTCTCGCAGCAGTTCATCCAGTTTCTGATCAGCAAAAATGACCCGGTCACAAATAAGGAAATTTCGGTGGACCAGTTCATCGTGACCTGCGTCCAGCTGCAGCGCTTTACCGAGGCTTTCCGGGTGCGGGACACCGAACAGAAAGGGGTCATAACGATAGGCTTCGAGGACTTTATCCATATTGCCTTGGCTACGACCACTACGTAA